One Misgurnus anguillicaudatus chromosome 19, ASM2758022v2, whole genome shotgun sequence genomic region harbors:
- the LOC129422568 gene encoding uncharacterized protein has product MMEVKEESQAEVDEKHQILKINHNVSQKETLKTEDIKCEKSFSEDERPEDHKRTHSEEKPFTCQQCGKSFITKPKLKEHMRIHTEKKRHPCHHCGKSFTAAGNLEIHMRTHTGEKPYTCFQCGKSFSAESNLKRHAMIHTGEKPFTCHKCKKSFRSKCCLKTHMKIHKGEKPHVCFQCEKSYSNKHGLEIHMRIHTGEKPFICFQCEKSFTSKGALKIHMTVHTEEKPFTCHLCGKSFKIKRNLNAHVRIHTGEKPFVCQECGKSFTFQSGLIQHMKVHCGERPHACHHCDKSFSNTTQLEMHMRSEKTYTGEKPHACLPCEKSFTSEDTLKRHMITHIREKPFICHQCGKSFTLKRNLNAHVRIHTGERPYVCHQCGKSFRTKSNLDVHLRTHTKKKLFTCHECKKSFKTKANLKKHARFHTQ; this is encoded by the coding sequence atgatggaagtgaaagaggagagtcaagctgaagtggatgaaaaacatcagattttaaaaataaaccataatgtttcacagaaagaaactctgaagacagaagacataaagtgtgaaaagagtttcagtGAAGATGAACGCCCTGAAGATCACAAGAGGACTCACAGTGAGgagaaacctttcacatgtcaacagtgtggaaagagtttcataACAAAACCTAAGCTTAAAGAacacatgaggattcacaccGAAAAGAAAAGACACCCATGCCAtcactgtggaaagagttttacagCTGCAGGTAACCTTGAGATACACATGAggactcacactggagagaaaccttacacttgtTTCCAGTGTGGAAAAAGTTTCTCAGCTGAAAGTAACCTTAAGAGACACGCAAtgattcacaccggagagaaaccgttcacatgccataagtgtaaaaaaagtttcagaAGTAAATGTTGCCTTAAAACACACATGAAAATTCACAAAGGAGAGAAACCTCACGTGTGttttcagtgtgaaaagagttacAGTAATAAACATGGACTTGAGAttcacatgagaattcacactggggAGAAACCTTTCATATGTTTTCaatgtgaaaagagtttcacaAGTAAAGGTGCTCTTAAGATACACATGACAGTTCACACTGAAGAGAAACCGTTCACATGCCatctgtgtggaaagagttttaaaataaaacgtaaCCTTAATGCACAtgtgagaattcacactggagagaaaccatttGTGTGCCAAgaatgtggaaagagtttcacctTTCAATCGGGCCTTATCCAGCACATGAAAGTTCACTGTGGGGAAAGGCCACACGCATGCCATCATTGTGACAAGAGTTTCTCCAATACAACTCAACTTGAGATGCACATGAGGTCTGAGAAAACttacactggagagaaacctcacgCATGTCTTccgtgtgaaaagagtttcacaAGTGAAGACACTCTTAAGAGACACATGATAACTCACATCAGAGAGAAACCGTTCATTTGtcatcagtgtggaaagagttttacatTGAAACGTAACCTTAATGCACAtgtgagaattcacactggagagagacCATACGTGTGtcatcagtgtggaaagagtttcaggaCAAAATCTAACCTTGATGTACATTTGAGAACTCACACTAAAAAGAAACTGTTCACATGCCATGAGTGTAAAAAGAGTTTCAAAACAAAAGCTAACCTTAAAAAACACGCAAgatttcacactcaatag